CGAGCAGTATGTCCGGATGCCGAACCTATTCAAGATTGTTGCCTATCGTGAAAAAAACGCGCGATACGAAGCGCTACGACTTTGAGGCGGACAACCGCCAGAAAGCaggtgcgtcgctcgactaACCACAGAGGAAATTGTGGCCGAGATCAATCAGCTGCGGCGTCCCTAGATCGTGAGAGTTGTATTTCTACATATCAGCTAGCCATCGGCCTGCATGCCAGCGGGAAGATATACAGACTGGCGGCGTATCGTAGAAAGGGGCATTTACTCGGCGTtggcctcctcggcctcctcctcgccttCGTCGCCTTCGTCACCCTCACCCTGGAGAGCGCTCAAGTCCGGCATGCCACCGCCCATgccaccgccgcccatCTGGGCCATGAGCTGCTGCATGTCGAGGCCGCCCATgccaccgccgcccatgccgccgcccatgccgcccatgtccggcatgccgcccatgccgcccatGTCCAGGTCGGGCTTCTCATCCTGCTCGTCCTGGTCGACCCACTTGTCAAAGTCGGTCTTGACGTTGTGCAGACGGACCTTGTCCTTGGTCAGACGAGGCCAGTACTCCTCATCGACCTtggccttgcgcaggacAAGGTAAATGCCCTTGGCCGTGTGCGACTTTTTGGTGTGCGCGGGCTCAATGTCCTCGAAAAAGTCGAGGTCAAAGAGGTACTTTTGGCCCTTGATACCCTTCGAGgcgtcgtcctcgacgtCCGCCGAAAAGTGCAGGTGGCCCGGGTTAATTTCGAGCTTGGTCTTGTCACCCTCCTCGAGGTTGGGGACATTGATGGTCAACAGAACAACGTTCTGAGGTGTAAGCACATACTTCCAGCATTATACGTACCTTCTCAGCCTCAGTGGCAgagctgcgctgcgcccacCGGATTTCAGGAGCAGTAGGAGTCGACATGGTTGGAAATGAAGAGTGTCGGTTCTTGGGCCACGTCGGCTTAAAGAGGCCCCCGCACGCGCAGATCGAAGACTGTGGAACATGCGAGGATAGATCGCCTTAATTCCACGTGGGCCCATGCACCCACCACGTGCCGAGGAAATTTTCTgccgcgtg
This is a stretch of genomic DNA from Malassezia japonica chromosome 3, complete sequence. It encodes these proteins:
- the wos2 gene encoding p23 chaperone protein wos2 (COG:O; BUSCO:EOG09265BE5; EggNog:ENOG503P2NF), whose amino-acid sequence is MSTPTAPEIRWAQRSSATEAEKYVLTPQNVVLLTINVPNLEEGDKTKLEINPGHLHFSADVEDDASKGIKGQKYLFDLDFFEDIEPAHTKKSHTAKGIYLVLRKAKVDEEYWPRLTKDKVRLHNVKTDFDKWVDQDEQDEKPDLDMGGMGGMPDMGGMGGGMGGGGMGGLDMQQLMAQMGGGGMGGGMPDLSALQGEGDEGDEGEEEAEEANAE